One window of the Osmerus mordax isolate fOsmMor3 chromosome 2, fOsmMor3.pri, whole genome shotgun sequence genome contains the following:
- the prpf40a gene encoding pre-mRNA-processing factor 40 homolog A isoform X3, whose product MPPSFMGPPGMPPHFPPMGMPPMGQRPPSMSPMPPGMMPPGMMPMGGPQMGQMPGMMPPMMAGMIMPPRMPAVAMQPTGPPGVDTATTTAGTVGTANGSPQDEQPKKKSLWTEHKSLDGKTYFYNTETKQSTWEKPDDLKSPAEQMLSKCPWKEYKSDTGKPYFYNSQTKESRWTKPKDLEDLEAMIKAEENGTADVPAPGTVPTPVLQAHAAAAMATMMEVESVAVSVALPVVEEHLTQGGVQGGEGSTEAPPASTESTAPTELPASTEGSKEDRPEIQKKTYKWNTKEEAKQAFKELLKEKGVSSNASWEQAMKTIINDPRYSALPKLSEKKQAFNAYKVQTEKEEKEEARIKYKESKETYQRFLENHDKMTSTTRYKKAEQMFGDQEVWSCVPERDRLEIYEDVLFYLAKKEKEQAKQLRKRNWEALKNILDNMANVTYRTTWSEAQQYLLDNPTFAEDEELQNMDKEDALICFEEHIRALEKEEEDDKQKSLLRERRRQRKNRQSFQKFLDELHDHGQLHSMSAWMEMYPTISSDIRFSNMLGQPGSTPLDLFKFYVEDLKARYHDEKRIIKDILKDKGFLVEVNTGFEDFGSVISSDKRATTLDAGNIKLAFNSLLEKAEAREREREKEEARKMKRKEAAFKSMLKQATPPLEPEATWETVRERFLKESAFEDVTLESERKRIFKDFMHVLEHECQHHHSKTKKHSKKSKKHHRKRSRSRSGSESEEEEYHNNNKKKKRSQSKSLSERSSSGESERSYKKSKKHKKKGKKRRHKSASPESEGEKKGRDRDSKREQEKEKEKENDKSRGKGRSESKQKSPKRKATKEEGGWDTSGSELSEGELEKRRRTLLEQLDAP is encoded by the exons ATGCCCCCATCTTTT ATGGGACCACCAGGAATGCCACCTCACTTCCCCCCAATGGGAATGCCCCCCATGGGTCAGAGGCCGCCCAGCATGAGCCCCATGCCCCCAGGGATGATGCCCCCAGGGATGATGCCCATGGGTGGACCCCAGATGGGACAG ATGCCAGGTATGATGCCCCCCATGATGGCTGGGATGATTATGCCCCCTCGTATGCCCGCGGTGGCCATGCAACCAACAGGACCG CCTGGAGTGGACACTG CCACCACTACAGCAGGAACAGTG GGTACAGCTAATGGCTCTCCCCAGGACGAGCAGCCCAAGAAG AAGTCCCTGTGGACAGAGCACAAGTCTCTGGATGGGAAAACTTATTTCTATAACACAGAGACCAAGCAGTCCACCTGGGAGAAGCCAGACGACCTCAAGTCTCCTGCAGAA CAAATGTTGTCAAAATGTCCGTGGAAGGAGTACAAGTCTGACACGGGGAAACCGTACTTCTACAACTCCCAGACCAAGGAGTCCAGATGGACTAAGCCCAAGGATCTGGAGGATCTGGAGG CCATGATCAAAGCCGAGGAGAATGG GACTGCAGACGTCCCCGCCCCTGGCACCGTCCCCACGCCTGTCCTGCAGGCTCACGCCGCCGCCGCCATGGCAACtatgatggaggtggagagcgtGGCGGTGAGCGTGGCCCTGCCCGTGGTGGAGGAGCACCTGACCCAGGGGGGCGTTCAGGGGGGCGAGGGCAGCACCGAGGCTCCTCCAGCTTCCACAGAGAGCACTGCCCCAACAGAGCTTCCTGCCAG CACTGAGGGCTCCAAGGAGGATCGTCCAGAGATCCAGAAGAAGACATACAAGTGGAACACCAAGGAGGAGGCCAAGCAGGCCTTCAAAGAGCTCCTGAAGGAGAAG GGTGTCTCGTCTAATGCATCATGGGAGCAGGCCATGAAAACCATCATCAACGACCCCCGCTACAG tgccCTGCCCAAGCTGAGTGAGAAGAAGCAGGCGTTCAACGCCTACAAGGtccagacagagaaggaggagaaggaagaggccaGGATCAAGTACAAGGAGTCCAAGGAAACCTACCAGAGGTTCTTGGAGAACCATGACAAGATGACCTCCACCACCAGATACAA GAAAGCGGAGCAGATGTTTGGGGATCAGGAGGTGTGGAGTTGTGTtccagagagggacagactggAGATCTATGAAGACGTGCTGTTCTACCTGGCTAAGAAGGAGAAG GAACAAGCCAAGCAGCTGCGGAAGAGAAACTGGGAGGCCCTGAAGAACATCCTGGACAACATGGCCAACGTGACGTACCGTACCACCTGGTCTGAGGCACAGCAGTACCTACTGGACAACCCCACCTTCGCAGAGGACGAGGAGCTACAGA aCATGGACAAGGAGGATGCTCTGATCTGTTTTGAGGAGCATATCCGTgctctggagaaggaggaggaggatgacaagCAGAAGTCtctgctgagagagaggagacgtcAGCGCAAGAACCGCCAGTCTTTCCAG aAGTTTCTAGATGAGCTCCATGACCACGGTCAGCTGCACTCCATGTCTGCCTGGATGGAGATGTACCCCACCATCAGCTCCGACATCCGCTTCTCTAACATGCTGGGACAGCCTG GCTCCACCCCTCTGGACCTGTTCAAGTTCTACGTGGAAGACCTGAAGGCCCGTTACCATGACGAGAAGAGGATCATCAAGGACATTCTCAAG GACAAGGGCTTCCTGGTGGAGGTGAATACTGGATTTGAGGACTTTGGTTCTGTTATAAGCTCAGACAAGAGAGCCACGACGCTGGATGCTGGCAATATCAAGCTGGCCTTCAACAGT CTGCTGGAAAAAGCGGAGGCGCGGGAGCGGGagcgggagaaggaggaggccaggaagatgaagaggaaggaggcagCGTTCAAGAGCATGCTGAAGCAGGCCACACCCCCTCTTGAGCCAGAGGCCACCTGGGAGACG GTCCGAGAGAGATTCCTCAAAGAGTCGGCCTTCGAGGACGTGACTCTGGagtcagagaggaagaggatatTTAAAGACTTCATGCACGTCTTGGAG CATGAGTGCCAGCACCATCACTCCAAGACCAAGAAGCATTCAAAGAAGTCCAAGAAACACCACAGGAAGAGATCCCGTTCTCGCTCG GGTTCCgagtctgaggaggaggagtaccacaacaacaacaagaagaagaaacgCTCCCAGTCCAAGTCCCTGTCTGAGCGCTCCTCCAGCGGGGAGTCTG AGAGAAGTTATAAGAAGTCCAAGAAGCACAAGAAGAAGGGAAAGAAGAGGCGACACAAGTCG GCTTCCCCTGAgtctgagggagagaagaaggggagagacagggacagcaagcgggagcaggagaaggagaaggagaaagagaatgacaAGTCCAGAGGGAAAGGCCGCTCCGAGTCCAAACAGAAGTCTCCCAAAAGGAAAGCTAccaaggaggag GGCGGCTGGGACACGTCAGGCAGTGAGCTGAGCGAGGGAGAgctagagaagaggaggagaacactGCTGGAGCAGCTGGACGCACCGTGA
- the prpf40a gene encoding pre-mRNA-processing factor 40 homolog A isoform X1 produces MPPSFMGPPGMPPHFPPMGMPPMGQRPPSMSPMPPGMMPPGMMPMGGPQMGQMPGMMPPMMAGMIMPPRMPAVAMQPTGPPGVDTATTTAGTVGTANGSPQDEQPKKKSLWTEHKSLDGKTYFYNTETKQSTWEKPDDLKSPAEQMLSKCPWKEYKSDTGKPYFYNSQTKESRWTKPKDLEDLEAMIKAEENGTADVPAPGTVPTPVLQAHAAAAMATMMEVESVAVSVALPVVEEHLTQGGVQGGEGSTEAPPASTESTAPTELPASTEGSKEDRPEIQKKTYKWNTKEEAKQAFKELLKEKGVSSNASWEQAMKTIINDPRYSALPKLSEKKQAFNAYKVQTEKEEKEEARIKYKESKETYQRFLENHDKMTSTTRYKKAEQMFGDQEVWSCVPERDRLEIYEDVLFYLAKKEKEQAKQLRKRNWEALKNILDNMANVTYRTTWSEAQQYLLDNPTFAEDEELQNMDKEDALICFEEHIRALEKEEEDDKQKSLLRERRRQRKNRQSFQKFLDELHDHGQLHSMSAWMEMYPTISSDIRFSNMLGQPVYGVYSAGSTPLDLFKFYVEDLKARYHDEKRIIKDILKDKGFLVEVNTGFEDFGSVISSDKRATTLDAGNIKLAFNSLLEKAEAREREREKEEARKMKRKEAAFKSMLKQATPPLEPEATWETVRERFLKESAFEDVTLESERKRIFKDFMHVLEHECQHHHSKTKKHSKKSKKHHRKRSRSRSGSESEEEEYHNNNKKKKRSQSKSLSERSSSGESERSYKKSKKHKKKGKKRRHKSASPESEGEKKGRDRDSKREQEKEKEKENDKSRGKGRSESKQKSPKRKATKEEGGWDTSGSELSEGELEKRRRTLLEQLDAP; encoded by the exons ATGCCCCCATCTTTT ATGGGACCACCAGGAATGCCACCTCACTTCCCCCCAATGGGAATGCCCCCCATGGGTCAGAGGCCGCCCAGCATGAGCCCCATGCCCCCAGGGATGATGCCCCCAGGGATGATGCCCATGGGTGGACCCCAGATGGGACAG ATGCCAGGTATGATGCCCCCCATGATGGCTGGGATGATTATGCCCCCTCGTATGCCCGCGGTGGCCATGCAACCAACAGGACCG CCTGGAGTGGACACTG CCACCACTACAGCAGGAACAGTG GGTACAGCTAATGGCTCTCCCCAGGACGAGCAGCCCAAGAAG AAGTCCCTGTGGACAGAGCACAAGTCTCTGGATGGGAAAACTTATTTCTATAACACAGAGACCAAGCAGTCCACCTGGGAGAAGCCAGACGACCTCAAGTCTCCTGCAGAA CAAATGTTGTCAAAATGTCCGTGGAAGGAGTACAAGTCTGACACGGGGAAACCGTACTTCTACAACTCCCAGACCAAGGAGTCCAGATGGACTAAGCCCAAGGATCTGGAGGATCTGGAGG CCATGATCAAAGCCGAGGAGAATGG GACTGCAGACGTCCCCGCCCCTGGCACCGTCCCCACGCCTGTCCTGCAGGCTCACGCCGCCGCCGCCATGGCAACtatgatggaggtggagagcgtGGCGGTGAGCGTGGCCCTGCCCGTGGTGGAGGAGCACCTGACCCAGGGGGGCGTTCAGGGGGGCGAGGGCAGCACCGAGGCTCCTCCAGCTTCCACAGAGAGCACTGCCCCAACAGAGCTTCCTGCCAG CACTGAGGGCTCCAAGGAGGATCGTCCAGAGATCCAGAAGAAGACATACAAGTGGAACACCAAGGAGGAGGCCAAGCAGGCCTTCAAAGAGCTCCTGAAGGAGAAG GGTGTCTCGTCTAATGCATCATGGGAGCAGGCCATGAAAACCATCATCAACGACCCCCGCTACAG tgccCTGCCCAAGCTGAGTGAGAAGAAGCAGGCGTTCAACGCCTACAAGGtccagacagagaaggaggagaaggaagaggccaGGATCAAGTACAAGGAGTCCAAGGAAACCTACCAGAGGTTCTTGGAGAACCATGACAAGATGACCTCCACCACCAGATACAA GAAAGCGGAGCAGATGTTTGGGGATCAGGAGGTGTGGAGTTGTGTtccagagagggacagactggAGATCTATGAAGACGTGCTGTTCTACCTGGCTAAGAAGGAGAAG GAACAAGCCAAGCAGCTGCGGAAGAGAAACTGGGAGGCCCTGAAGAACATCCTGGACAACATGGCCAACGTGACGTACCGTACCACCTGGTCTGAGGCACAGCAGTACCTACTGGACAACCCCACCTTCGCAGAGGACGAGGAGCTACAGA aCATGGACAAGGAGGATGCTCTGATCTGTTTTGAGGAGCATATCCGTgctctggagaaggaggaggaggatgacaagCAGAAGTCtctgctgagagagaggagacgtcAGCGCAAGAACCGCCAGTCTTTCCAG aAGTTTCTAGATGAGCTCCATGACCACGGTCAGCTGCACTCCATGTCTGCCTGGATGGAGATGTACCCCACCATCAGCTCCGACATCCGCTTCTCTAACATGCTGGGACAGCCTG TTTATGGTGTCTATTCTGCAGGCTCCACCCCTCTGGACCTGTTCAAGTTCTACGTGGAAGACCTGAAGGCCCGTTACCATGACGAGAAGAGGATCATCAAGGACATTCTCAAG GACAAGGGCTTCCTGGTGGAGGTGAATACTGGATTTGAGGACTTTGGTTCTGTTATAAGCTCAGACAAGAGAGCCACGACGCTGGATGCTGGCAATATCAAGCTGGCCTTCAACAGT CTGCTGGAAAAAGCGGAGGCGCGGGAGCGGGagcgggagaaggaggaggccaggaagatgaagaggaaggaggcagCGTTCAAGAGCATGCTGAAGCAGGCCACACCCCCTCTTGAGCCAGAGGCCACCTGGGAGACG GTCCGAGAGAGATTCCTCAAAGAGTCGGCCTTCGAGGACGTGACTCTGGagtcagagaggaagaggatatTTAAAGACTTCATGCACGTCTTGGAG CATGAGTGCCAGCACCATCACTCCAAGACCAAGAAGCATTCAAAGAAGTCCAAGAAACACCACAGGAAGAGATCCCGTTCTCGCTCG GGTTCCgagtctgaggaggaggagtaccacaacaacaacaagaagaagaaacgCTCCCAGTCCAAGTCCCTGTCTGAGCGCTCCTCCAGCGGGGAGTCTG AGAGAAGTTATAAGAAGTCCAAGAAGCACAAGAAGAAGGGAAAGAAGAGGCGACACAAGTCG GCTTCCCCTGAgtctgagggagagaagaaggggagagacagggacagcaagcgggagcaggagaaggagaaggagaaagagaatgacaAGTCCAGAGGGAAAGGCCGCTCCGAGTCCAAACAGAAGTCTCCCAAAAGGAAAGCTAccaaggaggag GGCGGCTGGGACACGTCAGGCAGTGAGCTGAGCGAGGGAGAgctagagaagaggaggagaacactGCTGGAGCAGCTGGACGCACCGTGA
- the prpf40a gene encoding pre-mRNA-processing factor 40 homolog A isoform X2: protein MMGPPGMPPHFPPMGMPPMGQRPPSMSPMPPGMMPPGMMPMGGPQMGQMPGMMPPMMAGMIMPPRMPAVAMQPTGPPGVDTATTTAGTVGTANGSPQDEQPKKKSLWTEHKSLDGKTYFYNTETKQSTWEKPDDLKSPAEQMLSKCPWKEYKSDTGKPYFYNSQTKESRWTKPKDLEDLEAMIKAEENGTADVPAPGTVPTPVLQAHAAAAMATMMEVESVAVSVALPVVEEHLTQGGVQGGEGSTEAPPASTESTAPTELPASTEGSKEDRPEIQKKTYKWNTKEEAKQAFKELLKEKGVSSNASWEQAMKTIINDPRYSALPKLSEKKQAFNAYKVQTEKEEKEEARIKYKESKETYQRFLENHDKMTSTTRYKKAEQMFGDQEVWSCVPERDRLEIYEDVLFYLAKKEKEQAKQLRKRNWEALKNILDNMANVTYRTTWSEAQQYLLDNPTFAEDEELQNMDKEDALICFEEHIRALEKEEEDDKQKSLLRERRRQRKNRQSFQKFLDELHDHGQLHSMSAWMEMYPTISSDIRFSNMLGQPVYGVYSAGSTPLDLFKFYVEDLKARYHDEKRIIKDILKDKGFLVEVNTGFEDFGSVISSDKRATTLDAGNIKLAFNSLLEKAEAREREREKEEARKMKRKEAAFKSMLKQATPPLEPEATWETVRERFLKESAFEDVTLESERKRIFKDFMHVLEHECQHHHSKTKKHSKKSKKHHRKRSRSRSGSESEEEEYHNNNKKKKRSQSKSLSERSSSGESERSYKKSKKHKKKGKKRRHKSASPESEGEKKGRDRDSKREQEKEKEKENDKSRGKGRSESKQKSPKRKATKEEGGWDTSGSELSEGELEKRRRTLLEQLDAP from the exons ATG ATGGGACCACCAGGAATGCCACCTCACTTCCCCCCAATGGGAATGCCCCCCATGGGTCAGAGGCCGCCCAGCATGAGCCCCATGCCCCCAGGGATGATGCCCCCAGGGATGATGCCCATGGGTGGACCCCAGATGGGACAG ATGCCAGGTATGATGCCCCCCATGATGGCTGGGATGATTATGCCCCCTCGTATGCCCGCGGTGGCCATGCAACCAACAGGACCG CCTGGAGTGGACACTG CCACCACTACAGCAGGAACAGTG GGTACAGCTAATGGCTCTCCCCAGGACGAGCAGCCCAAGAAG AAGTCCCTGTGGACAGAGCACAAGTCTCTGGATGGGAAAACTTATTTCTATAACACAGAGACCAAGCAGTCCACCTGGGAGAAGCCAGACGACCTCAAGTCTCCTGCAGAA CAAATGTTGTCAAAATGTCCGTGGAAGGAGTACAAGTCTGACACGGGGAAACCGTACTTCTACAACTCCCAGACCAAGGAGTCCAGATGGACTAAGCCCAAGGATCTGGAGGATCTGGAGG CCATGATCAAAGCCGAGGAGAATGG GACTGCAGACGTCCCCGCCCCTGGCACCGTCCCCACGCCTGTCCTGCAGGCTCACGCCGCCGCCGCCATGGCAACtatgatggaggtggagagcgtGGCGGTGAGCGTGGCCCTGCCCGTGGTGGAGGAGCACCTGACCCAGGGGGGCGTTCAGGGGGGCGAGGGCAGCACCGAGGCTCCTCCAGCTTCCACAGAGAGCACTGCCCCAACAGAGCTTCCTGCCAG CACTGAGGGCTCCAAGGAGGATCGTCCAGAGATCCAGAAGAAGACATACAAGTGGAACACCAAGGAGGAGGCCAAGCAGGCCTTCAAAGAGCTCCTGAAGGAGAAG GGTGTCTCGTCTAATGCATCATGGGAGCAGGCCATGAAAACCATCATCAACGACCCCCGCTACAG tgccCTGCCCAAGCTGAGTGAGAAGAAGCAGGCGTTCAACGCCTACAAGGtccagacagagaaggaggagaaggaagaggccaGGATCAAGTACAAGGAGTCCAAGGAAACCTACCAGAGGTTCTTGGAGAACCATGACAAGATGACCTCCACCACCAGATACAA GAAAGCGGAGCAGATGTTTGGGGATCAGGAGGTGTGGAGTTGTGTtccagagagggacagactggAGATCTATGAAGACGTGCTGTTCTACCTGGCTAAGAAGGAGAAG GAACAAGCCAAGCAGCTGCGGAAGAGAAACTGGGAGGCCCTGAAGAACATCCTGGACAACATGGCCAACGTGACGTACCGTACCACCTGGTCTGAGGCACAGCAGTACCTACTGGACAACCCCACCTTCGCAGAGGACGAGGAGCTACAGA aCATGGACAAGGAGGATGCTCTGATCTGTTTTGAGGAGCATATCCGTgctctggagaaggaggaggaggatgacaagCAGAAGTCtctgctgagagagaggagacgtcAGCGCAAGAACCGCCAGTCTTTCCAG aAGTTTCTAGATGAGCTCCATGACCACGGTCAGCTGCACTCCATGTCTGCCTGGATGGAGATGTACCCCACCATCAGCTCCGACATCCGCTTCTCTAACATGCTGGGACAGCCTG TTTATGGTGTCTATTCTGCAGGCTCCACCCCTCTGGACCTGTTCAAGTTCTACGTGGAAGACCTGAAGGCCCGTTACCATGACGAGAAGAGGATCATCAAGGACATTCTCAAG GACAAGGGCTTCCTGGTGGAGGTGAATACTGGATTTGAGGACTTTGGTTCTGTTATAAGCTCAGACAAGAGAGCCACGACGCTGGATGCTGGCAATATCAAGCTGGCCTTCAACAGT CTGCTGGAAAAAGCGGAGGCGCGGGAGCGGGagcgggagaaggaggaggccaggaagatgaagaggaaggaggcagCGTTCAAGAGCATGCTGAAGCAGGCCACACCCCCTCTTGAGCCAGAGGCCACCTGGGAGACG GTCCGAGAGAGATTCCTCAAAGAGTCGGCCTTCGAGGACGTGACTCTGGagtcagagaggaagaggatatTTAAAGACTTCATGCACGTCTTGGAG CATGAGTGCCAGCACCATCACTCCAAGACCAAGAAGCATTCAAAGAAGTCCAAGAAACACCACAGGAAGAGATCCCGTTCTCGCTCG GGTTCCgagtctgaggaggaggagtaccacaacaacaacaagaagaagaaacgCTCCCAGTCCAAGTCCCTGTCTGAGCGCTCCTCCAGCGGGGAGTCTG AGAGAAGTTATAAGAAGTCCAAGAAGCACAAGAAGAAGGGAAAGAAGAGGCGACACAAGTCG GCTTCCCCTGAgtctgagggagagaagaaggggagagacagggacagcaagcgggagcaggagaaggagaaggagaaagagaatgacaAGTCCAGAGGGAAAGGCCGCTCCGAGTCCAAACAGAAGTCTCCCAAAAGGAAAGCTAccaaggaggag GGCGGCTGGGACACGTCAGGCAGTGAGCTGAGCGAGGGAGAgctagagaagaggaggagaacactGCTGGAGCAGCTGGACGCACCGTGA